A portion of the Misgurnus anguillicaudatus chromosome 16, ASM2758022v2, whole genome shotgun sequence genome contains these proteins:
- the LOC129422789 gene encoding inositol-trisphosphate 3-kinase B isoform X1, protein MKGLDLPLQSMSTLSGKLSAAGDGESMRDDVRAEENISDFSPSPIKPNHHLKKTGYRIRPKLASAQAVLSSRLGEPIETHTNLHEDKPEPLDCLPRPGKEVITGMDTEEKQVMEVEARVEEDSKMVFNAESRKNMWRSKSDLKEKLKGRMRERLGGSLDNIYEGKEREKMTESRRQRQRSWASKQRNIQATGTSRDGELYLNKGTEKKGEEQTREMKDYVPHPVLSRVLLYSSASSSSSFNNSSAESDEVFSEGEDTAARRKTLNKCRSWRTFLTMMQWSKRTQSSWIQLAGHQGNVKLSEGGEVLKRFSEVEDSCLQDLMSDALCQFVPHYYGHISQDGERFIRLEDLLSGLRSPVIMDCKMGVRTYQEEEIIKARTNASMRADMYQKMMKVDPASPTPEEHAQGGVTKLRYMQWRDDSSTTSTLGFRIEGIVMGNGKVLRDFYKTRTDAQVTEALLSFTKRQVHILKAYKSRLQALNETLQQSTFFSKHEIIGSSLLFVHDCNGKANIWMIDFGKTIPTPNGVQLRHDVPWVEGNREDGYLLGLISLISLLDEAIMEAEEHGQEPSLEV, encoded by the exons ATGAAGGGTTTGGATTTACCTCTGCAAAGCATGAGCACATTGTCGGGGAAATTGAGCGCTGCGGGTGATGGGGAGAGCATGAGAGATGACGTACGAGCAGAAGAAAACATTTCGGATTTTTCTCCATCTCCAATCAAACCAaatcatcatttaaaaaaaacaggcTACCGAATCAGACCTAAACTGGCCTCCGCTCAAGCCGTCCTGTCATCCAGACTAGGAGAACCGATAGAAACGCACACAAATCTACATGAGGATAAACCAGAACCTTTGGATTGCCTACCAAGACCTGGTAAAGAAGTTATCACAGGCATGGACACTGAGGAAAAGCAAGTGATGGAGGTTGAAGCACGTGTTGAAGAAGATTCAAAGATGGTGTTTAATGCAGAATCTAGAAAGAACATGTGGAGAAGCAAATCTGACCTTAAGGAAAAGCTGAAGGGCAGGATGAGGGAGAGACTGGGTGGAAGTCTGGATAACATTTACGAGGgcaaggagagagagaagatGACTGAGAGCAGAAGGCAAAGGCAAAGGAGTTGGGCttcaaaacaaagaaacataCAAGCAACTGGGACTTCAAGAGATGGGgaactttatttaaacaaaggtacGGAGAAAAAGGGTGAGGAACAGACTAGAGAAATGAAAGATTATGTTCCTCATCCTGTCCTCTCTCGGGTTCTCCTATACTCCTCAGCTTCATCGTCCTCTTCCTTCAACAACTCTTCAGCAGAGAGCGACGAGGTCTTCAGCGAGGGAGAGGATACAGCTGCAAGGAGAAAGACCTTGAATAAG TGTCGATCATGGAGAACATTTTTGACCATGATGCAGTGGTCCAAACGCACACAGAGCTCATGGATCCAGCTGGCTGGTCACCAAG GTAATGTTAAGCTGAGCGAGGGTGGTGAGGTACTGAAGAGGTTTTCTGAGGTAGAAGACAGCTGCCTGCAGGATCTCATGTCTGATGCGCTCTGTCAGTTCGTGCCTCATTATTATGGACACATCAGTCAGGACGGAGAGCGTTTCATTCGTCTAGAGGATCTATTGAGTGGTCTTAGATCTCCTGTGATCATGGACTGCAAAATGGGTGTCCG GACATATCAGGAAGAAGAGATCATTAAGGCCAGGACTAACGCCAGCATGCGGGCTGATATGTATCAAAAGATGATGAAAGTAGATCCGGCATCTCCAACTCCGGAGGAGCACGCACAGGGAGGCGTAACGAAGCTGCGTTACATGCAATGGAGGGACGACAGCAGCACTACCTCAACGTTGGGCTTTCGCATAGAGGGCATAGTG ATGGGGAACGGAAAAGTATTACGTGATTTTTACAAGACACGCACAGATGCCCAAGTGACAGAAGCACTGTTATCTTTTACCAAGAGACAGGTTCATATTCTA AAGGCCTACAAATCCAGATTACAAGCACTGAATGAAACACTACAACAGTCAACCTTTTTTAGCAAGCATGAG ATCATAGGAAGTTCTCTGCTCTTTGTCCATGACTGCAACGGCAAAGCTAATATATGGATGATAGATTTCGGAAAGACCATCCCAACACCAAACGGTGTCCAGTTGAGGCATGATGTTCCATGGGTGGAGGGAAACAGGGAGGACGGATATCTCCTTGGTCTAATCTCTCTCATCTCTCTGCTGGATGAAGCCATCATGGAAGCAGAGGAACACGGTCAAGAGCCATCATTGGAAGTCTGA
- the LOC129422789 gene encoding inositol-trisphosphate 3-kinase A isoform X2: MKGLDLPLQSMSTLSGKLSAAGDGESMRDDVRAEENISDFSPSPIKPNHHLKKTGYRIRPKLASAQAVLSSRLGEPIETHTNLHEDKPEPLDCLPRPGKEVITGMDTEEKQVMEVEARVEEDSKMVFNAESRKNMWRSKSDLKEKLKGRMRERLGGSLDNIYEGKEREKMTESRRQRQRSWASKQRNIQATGTSRDGELYLNKASSSSSFNNSSAESDEVFSEGEDTAARRKTLNKCRSWRTFLTMMQWSKRTQSSWIQLAGHQGNVKLSEGGEVLKRFSEVEDSCLQDLMSDALCQFVPHYYGHISQDGERFIRLEDLLSGLRSPVIMDCKMGVRTYQEEEIIKARTNASMRADMYQKMMKVDPASPTPEEHAQGGVTKLRYMQWRDDSSTTSTLGFRIEGIVMGNGKVLRDFYKTRTDAQVTEALLSFTKRQVHILKAYKSRLQALNETLQQSTFFSKHEIIGSSLLFVHDCNGKANIWMIDFGKTIPTPNGVQLRHDVPWVEGNREDGYLLGLISLISLLDEAIMEAEEHGQEPSLEV; this comes from the exons ATGAAGGGTTTGGATTTACCTCTGCAAAGCATGAGCACATTGTCGGGGAAATTGAGCGCTGCGGGTGATGGGGAGAGCATGAGAGATGACGTACGAGCAGAAGAAAACATTTCGGATTTTTCTCCATCTCCAATCAAACCAaatcatcatttaaaaaaaacaggcTACCGAATCAGACCTAAACTGGCCTCCGCTCAAGCCGTCCTGTCATCCAGACTAGGAGAACCGATAGAAACGCACACAAATCTACATGAGGATAAACCAGAACCTTTGGATTGCCTACCAAGACCTGGTAAAGAAGTTATCACAGGCATGGACACTGAGGAAAAGCAAGTGATGGAGGTTGAAGCACGTGTTGAAGAAGATTCAAAGATGGTGTTTAATGCAGAATCTAGAAAGAACATGTGGAGAAGCAAATCTGACCTTAAGGAAAAGCTGAAGGGCAGGATGAGGGAGAGACTGGGTGGAAGTCTGGATAACATTTACGAGGgcaaggagagagagaagatGACTGAGAGCAGAAGGCAAAGGCAAAGGAGTTGGGCttcaaaacaaagaaacataCAAGCAACTGGGACTTCAAGAGATGGGgaactttatttaaacaaag CTTCATCGTCCTCTTCCTTCAACAACTCTTCAGCAGAGAGCGACGAGGTCTTCAGCGAGGGAGAGGATACAGCTGCAAGGAGAAAGACCTTGAATAAG TGTCGATCATGGAGAACATTTTTGACCATGATGCAGTGGTCCAAACGCACACAGAGCTCATGGATCCAGCTGGCTGGTCACCAAG GTAATGTTAAGCTGAGCGAGGGTGGTGAGGTACTGAAGAGGTTTTCTGAGGTAGAAGACAGCTGCCTGCAGGATCTCATGTCTGATGCGCTCTGTCAGTTCGTGCCTCATTATTATGGACACATCAGTCAGGACGGAGAGCGTTTCATTCGTCTAGAGGATCTATTGAGTGGTCTTAGATCTCCTGTGATCATGGACTGCAAAATGGGTGTCCG GACATATCAGGAAGAAGAGATCATTAAGGCCAGGACTAACGCCAGCATGCGGGCTGATATGTATCAAAAGATGATGAAAGTAGATCCGGCATCTCCAACTCCGGAGGAGCACGCACAGGGAGGCGTAACGAAGCTGCGTTACATGCAATGGAGGGACGACAGCAGCACTACCTCAACGTTGGGCTTTCGCATAGAGGGCATAGTG ATGGGGAACGGAAAAGTATTACGTGATTTTTACAAGACACGCACAGATGCCCAAGTGACAGAAGCACTGTTATCTTTTACCAAGAGACAGGTTCATATTCTA AAGGCCTACAAATCCAGATTACAAGCACTGAATGAAACACTACAACAGTCAACCTTTTTTAGCAAGCATGAG ATCATAGGAAGTTCTCTGCTCTTTGTCCATGACTGCAACGGCAAAGCTAATATATGGATGATAGATTTCGGAAAGACCATCCCAACACCAAACGGTGTCCAGTTGAGGCATGATGTTCCATGGGTGGAGGGAAACAGGGAGGACGGATATCTCCTTGGTCTAATCTCTCTCATCTCTCTGCTGGATGAAGCCATCATGGAAGCAGAGGAACACGGTCAAGAGCCATCATTGGAAGTCTGA